One Nonomuraea angiospora DNA segment encodes these proteins:
- a CDS encoding C45 family autoproteolytic acyltransferase/hydolase, giving the protein MTFPTFTSTQIDPRARGKELGTHRSEAIRANLSGYSDLFTVAGATATQVRSWGELALERTADWAPHLAEEIAGIAGGAGLEPWQVAVVNARTEILAAIDATGEGECSTSVVLPGPGEAPRTVQTWDWHDHLRDAPMLWELEPRPGHVVRTFTEAGALAKIGVNTGGLGIHFNILRHDSDTADLGVPVHLIARRILDEATTVEEAADIARSATVSASTVITAVTSSDAASIEISPAGVAVIPPEPDGVLQHCNHFLDPALAKDERHSTDRPSTYARFQHLRANTEGLSSDDHTKRALAMLSHGPDDAPVCAHPDQTMPINQRWETVATIALDVVAARLRVHQGGPCQVTEATWQTF; this is encoded by the coding sequence ATGACTTTCCCCACTTTCACGTCGACGCAGATTGACCCCCGGGCCCGCGGCAAAGAACTCGGCACGCACCGGAGCGAGGCGATCCGCGCCAACCTCTCCGGCTACTCCGACCTGTTCACCGTCGCGGGCGCCACCGCGACGCAGGTCCGCTCATGGGGTGAGCTGGCCCTGGAGCGCACCGCCGACTGGGCGCCGCACCTGGCGGAGGAGATCGCGGGGATCGCGGGCGGCGCCGGCCTGGAGCCCTGGCAGGTCGCCGTCGTCAACGCCCGCACGGAGATCCTGGCCGCCATCGACGCGACCGGCGAGGGGGAGTGCTCCACCTCCGTCGTGCTGCCCGGGCCGGGGGAGGCGCCGCGCACGGTACAGACGTGGGACTGGCACGACCACCTGCGCGACGCGCCCATGCTCTGGGAGCTGGAGCCGCGTCCGGGGCACGTCGTGCGCACGTTCACCGAGGCCGGGGCGCTGGCCAAGATCGGGGTGAACACGGGCGGGCTCGGCATCCACTTCAACATCCTGCGCCACGACTCCGACACGGCCGACCTCGGCGTGCCCGTCCACCTGATCGCCCGCAGGATCCTGGACGAGGCCACCACGGTGGAGGAGGCCGCCGACATCGCGCGCTCGGCCACCGTCTCCGCCTCGACCGTCATCACGGCCGTGACCTCGTCGGACGCGGCCTCGATCGAGATCTCCCCGGCCGGGGTCGCGGTCATACCGCCGGAGCCCGACGGCGTGCTGCAGCACTGCAACCACTTCCTCGACCCCGCGCTGGCCAAGGACGAGCGGCATTCCACCGACCGGCCCAGCACGTACGCCAGGTTCCAGCACCTGCGGGCCAACACCGAGGGCCTGAGCAGCGACGACCACACCAAGCGGGCGCTGGCCATGCTCAGCCACGGCCCCGACGACGCGCCCGTCTGCGCCCACCCGGACCAGACGATGCCGATCAACCAGCGGTGGGAGACCGTCGCGACGATCGCGCTGGACGTCGTCGCCGCGCGGCTGCGGGTACACCAGGGCGGGCCGTGCCAGGTCACCGAGGCGACCTGGCAGACGTTCTGA
- a CDS encoding ABC transporter permease: MRKLDRLSIGGLVCLAVLVVFALGSLVGAGGDPDAIVGPRLQPPGPGWWLGTDNLGRSVLPRVMEGVGTTLLLSSVAVLVTAALSATFGIIAGYRGGYLNELVMRLVEVLYSFPAIVLAILVAAVLGPGQTAALASIVLVTIPLMTRLVRAAAVAVSQRDYVTSAVISGAGLPRVLGRHVLPNVAGTIAVQGTYALSVGIAVEGGLSFLGFGVQPPQASLGVLIQQGGTYMIAAPWLILGPGVVLVAAILAINVVGDGLRDRLEPRETRSLT, translated from the coding sequence ATGAGGAAGCTGGACCGGCTGTCCATCGGCGGGCTCGTCTGCCTGGCGGTCCTGGTGGTGTTCGCGCTGGGCTCGCTGGTCGGAGCCGGGGGAGACCCGGACGCGATCGTCGGGCCGCGCCTGCAGCCGCCGGGGCCCGGCTGGTGGCTGGGCACCGACAACCTGGGCCGCTCGGTGCTGCCGCGCGTCATGGAGGGCGTGGGCACGACGCTGCTGCTGTCGTCCGTCGCCGTGCTGGTGACGGCGGCGCTGAGCGCCACGTTCGGCATCATCGCCGGCTACCGCGGCGGCTACCTGAACGAGCTGGTGATGCGCCTGGTGGAGGTGCTCTACTCCTTCCCCGCCATCGTGCTCGCGATCCTGGTCGCCGCGGTGCTCGGCCCCGGGCAGACGGCGGCGCTGGCCAGCATCGTGCTGGTGACGATCCCGCTGATGACCCGGCTGGTGCGGGCCGCCGCCGTGGCCGTGTCGCAGCGCGACTACGTCACCTCGGCCGTCATCAGCGGGGCCGGGCTGCCGCGCGTGCTCGGGCGGCACGTGCTGCCCAACGTGGCGGGCACGATCGCGGTGCAGGGCACGTACGCGCTGTCGGTCGGGATCGCGGTCGAGGGCGGGCTGAGCTTCCTCGGGTTCGGCGTGCAGCCGCCGCAGGCCTCGCTCGGCGTGCTGATCCAGCAGGGCGGCACCTACATGATCGCCGCGCCCTGGCTGATCCTCGGCCCCGGGGTCGTGCTCGTGGCGGCGATCCTGGCGATCAACGTGGTGGGCGACGGGCTGCGCGACCGGCTCGAACCCCGGGAGACGAGGTCTTTGACTTGA
- a CDS encoding ABC transporter ATP-binding protein, whose amino-acid sequence MSLLTVRNLVIDYAGTRALDGADLEVAQGETVGLVGESGSGKSTLGSAVGRLLPRAARRGEGEVVVAGEPVFDLPADRLRRLRRKHLGFVFQDPIASLNPTMRVGDQLRLVLGRGADVGFHLGRVKLDDPRVMRAYPHQLSGGMAQRVAIAMAMATEPELLVADEPTAALDSQVREEVLNVVFSLAAAAGTSILWLSHDLPAVARRCDRVAVMYGGRVVEAGPAREVLGNPAHPYTAALAGSAPAAAAHGVRLEPVPGRPPVLTGPSPGCAFAPRCPFAEERCEHERPEPVRVGKQDVLCHRAEEVAA is encoded by the coding sequence ATGAGCCTGCTCACGGTGCGGAACCTGGTGATCGACTACGCCGGGACCAGGGCGCTGGACGGCGCCGACCTGGAGGTGGCGCAGGGGGAGACCGTCGGCCTGGTCGGAGAGAGCGGGTCCGGCAAGTCCACGCTCGGCTCCGCAGTCGGCCGGCTGCTGCCCAGGGCGGCCCGGCGCGGCGAGGGGGAGGTCGTGGTGGCCGGGGAGCCGGTGTTCGACCTGCCCGCCGACCGGCTGCGCCGCCTGCGCAGGAAACATCTCGGGTTCGTCTTCCAGGACCCGATCGCCTCGCTGAACCCGACCATGCGCGTCGGCGACCAGCTCCGCCTGGTGCTCGGGCGCGGCGCCGACGTGGGCTTCCACCTGGGGCGGGTCAAGCTCGACGACCCCCGCGTCATGCGGGCGTACCCGCACCAGCTCTCCGGCGGCATGGCGCAGCGGGTGGCCATCGCGATGGCCATGGCCACCGAGCCCGAGCTGCTCGTCGCGGACGAGCCGACCGCCGCGCTGGACAGCCAGGTGCGCGAGGAGGTGCTGAACGTGGTCTTCTCCCTGGCCGCCGCGGCCGGGACGAGCATCCTGTGGCTCAGCCACGACCTGCCCGCCGTCGCCCGCAGGTGCGACCGGGTCGCGGTCATGTACGGCGGCCGGGTCGTCGAGGCCGGGCCGGCCCGCGAGGTGCTGGGCAATCCCGCTCACCCCTACACGGCGGCGCTGGCCGGGTCGGCGCCCGCCGCCGCGGCCCACGGCGTCCGCCTGGAGCCCGTGCCCGGCCGCCCGCCCGTCCTCACCGGGCCGTCGCCGGGCTGCGCCTTCGCGCCGCGCTGCCCGTTCGCGGAGGAGCGCTGCGAGCACGAGCGCCCGGAGCCGGTCCGGGTGGGTAAGCAGGACGTGCTCTGCCACCGGGCGGAAGAGGTCGCGGCATGA
- a CDS encoding aldehyde dehydrogenase family protein: MDVLNLAVLNLIGGRWVEGDGEEFADTNPARPSEVVARGRFASAAEVERAVAAARAAAPGWAATPHHARAAVLVAAADLVDAAADEWGAELAREEGKTLPEAVAEVRGSARILRYYAGEADRESGEIFASPRPGENVLVVRKPIGVAGLITPFNFPIVIPAWKIAPALSYGNTVVWKPSSLVPLLAYRLAQALTSAGLPDGVLNLVYGEAEAGSAIVDHPGVDAISFTGSTAVGRAVIARCGELGKPVQTEMGGKNASVVLADADLDHAAEQVCLGAFRSTGQKCTATSRLVVASQVADELLERVTARAARLVVGDPLSPEVEMGPLVSSAARDRVTSGVARAVDEGAKPLAGSSPYDGEGWFVPPTVLDLPGTGVDFWRTELFGPVVGVVRASGTEEALELANLSDHGLSAAIFTRDLGVALRAVERLDVGVLHINSESAGTFPYVPFGGVKQSGFGPKEQGRAAREFFTHTMTVYLGAPA; encoded by the coding sequence ATGGACGTTCTGAATCTCGCTGTTCTCAATCTCATTGGGGGCCGCTGGGTCGAGGGTGACGGCGAGGAGTTCGCCGACACCAACCCCGCCCGGCCCAGCGAAGTGGTCGCGCGGGGGCGGTTCGCCTCCGCCGCCGAGGTGGAGCGGGCCGTCGCCGCGGCCCGCGCGGCGGCGCCCGGGTGGGCGGCGACGCCCCACCACGCCCGCGCGGCGGTGCTCGTGGCCGCCGCCGACCTCGTGGACGCCGCCGCCGACGAGTGGGGCGCCGAGCTGGCCCGCGAGGAGGGCAAGACGCTGCCCGAGGCGGTCGCCGAGGTACGGGGCTCGGCCCGGATCCTGCGCTACTACGCGGGCGAGGCCGACCGCGAGAGCGGCGAGATCTTCGCCTCCCCGCGCCCCGGCGAGAACGTCCTCGTGGTCCGCAAGCCGATCGGCGTGGCCGGGCTGATCACGCCGTTCAACTTCCCGATCGTCATCCCCGCCTGGAAGATCGCGCCCGCCCTCAGCTACGGCAACACCGTCGTGTGGAAGCCGTCGTCGCTGGTGCCGCTGCTGGCCTACCGGCTGGCGCAGGCGCTGACGTCGGCGGGGCTGCCGGACGGTGTGCTCAACCTCGTGTACGGCGAGGCCGAGGCCGGCTCGGCCATCGTGGACCACCCCGGCGTGGACGCGATCTCCTTCACCGGCTCCACCGCGGTCGGGCGGGCCGTGATCGCGCGCTGTGGCGAGCTGGGCAAGCCGGTGCAGACGGAGATGGGCGGCAAGAACGCCTCCGTCGTGCTCGCCGACGCCGACCTCGACCACGCCGCCGAACAGGTCTGCCTCGGCGCGTTCCGCTCCACGGGCCAGAAGTGCACGGCCACCTCGCGGCTCGTCGTGGCCTCCCAGGTCGCGGACGAGCTGCTGGAACGGGTGACCGCACGGGCCGCGCGCCTCGTGGTCGGCGACCCCCTGTCGCCGGAGGTCGAGATGGGCCCGCTGGTCAGCTCGGCCGCCCGGGACCGGGTGACGTCCGGGGTCGCGCGGGCCGTGGACGAGGGGGCCAAGCCGCTGGCGGGCTCCTCCCCGTACGACGGCGAGGGCTGGTTCGTGCCGCCGACGGTGCTCGACCTGCCGGGGACCGGGGTGGACTTCTGGCGAACCGAGCTGTTCGGGCCGGTGGTCGGCGTGGTGCGGGCGTCGGGGACAGAGGAGGCTCTGGAGCTGGCCAACCTCAGCGACCACGGCCTGTCGGCGGCCATCTTCACCAGGGACCTGGGCGTGGCCCTGCGGGCGGTCGAGCGGCTGGACGTCGGCGTGCTGCACATCAACTCAGAGTCGGCCGGGACCTTCCCGTACGTGCCGTTCGGCGGGGTCAAGCAGAGCGGGTTCGGGCCCAAGGAGCAGGGGCGGGCGGCCCGCGAGTTCTTCACCCACACGATGACCGTCTACCTCGGGGCGCCGGCGTGA
- a CDS encoding acyl-CoA dehydrogenase family protein — MTTPTALFAFDTLLTEEEREIRTTVRRVCDREIRPHVAEWFETGELPARELARTLGSLGVLGMHLEGYGCAGMGAVSYGLACLELEAADSGLRSLVSVQGSLAMYAIWKYGSEEQKQEWLPAMAAGERIGCFGLTEPDFGSDPAGMRTTAKREGGDWVLNGTKMWITNGSVSDVAVVWARTDEGVRGFLVPAGTPGFTVNDVKHKISLRASVTSELVLDGVRLPDAALLPGARGLSGPLGCLNEARFGIVFGAMGAALDCLETAIAYAGDREVFARPLASFQLTQEKLADMALELGKGLLLAVHLGRLKEAGTITPEQVSAGKLNNVREALEIARKCRTLLGASGITLEYPVIRHSVNLESVLTYEGTSEIHSLVLGKALTGIAAFH, encoded by the coding sequence ATGACCACCCCGACCGCGCTCTTCGCCTTCGACACGCTGCTCACTGAGGAGGAGCGCGAGATCAGGACCACGGTCAGGCGCGTCTGCGACCGGGAGATCCGCCCGCACGTCGCGGAGTGGTTCGAGACCGGGGAGCTGCCGGCCCGCGAGCTGGCCCGCACGCTCGGCTCGCTGGGCGTGCTCGGCATGCACCTCGAGGGGTACGGCTGCGCGGGCATGGGCGCGGTCTCGTACGGGCTGGCCTGCCTGGAGCTGGAGGCGGCCGACTCCGGGCTGCGCAGCCTGGTCTCGGTGCAGGGGTCCCTCGCGATGTACGCCATCTGGAAGTACGGCAGCGAGGAGCAGAAGCAGGAGTGGCTGCCCGCGATGGCGGCCGGCGAGCGCATCGGCTGCTTCGGCCTGACCGAGCCCGACTTCGGCTCCGACCCGGCCGGCATGCGGACCACGGCCAAGCGCGAGGGCGGCGACTGGGTGCTGAACGGCACCAAGATGTGGATCACCAACGGCTCGGTCTCGGACGTGGCGGTGGTGTGGGCGCGTACGGACGAGGGCGTCAGGGGCTTCCTGGTTCCGGCGGGCACCCCGGGCTTCACCGTGAACGACGTCAAGCACAAGATCTCGCTGCGCGCGAGCGTGACGAGCGAGCTGGTGCTCGACGGGGTGCGCCTGCCGGACGCGGCCCTGCTGCCCGGCGCGCGGGGCCTGTCGGGGCCGCTCGGCTGCCTGAACGAGGCGCGGTTCGGGATCGTGTTCGGGGCGATGGGGGCGGCGCTCGACTGCCTGGAGACGGCCATCGCGTACGCGGGCGACCGCGAGGTGTTCGCCAGGCCGCTGGCCTCGTTCCAGCTCACCCAGGAGAAGCTCGCCGACATGGCGCTGGAGCTGGGCAAGGGCCTGCTGCTGGCCGTGCACCTGGGCCGGCTGAAGGAGGCCGGGACGATCACCCCCGAGCAGGTGAGCGCCGGCAAGCTGAACAACGTGCGCGAGGCCCTGGAGATCGCCAGGAAGTGCCGCACGCTGCTCGGAGCGAGCGGCATCACCCTCGAATACCCGGTGATCAGGCACTCCGTGAACCTCGAGTCGGTGCTGACCTACGAGGGCACGTCCGAGATCCACTCCCTGGTCCTGGGCAAGGCGCTCACGGGGATCGCCGCGTTCCACTGA
- a CDS encoding CaiB/BaiF CoA transferase family protein gives MTGGALSGLLVADFSRVLAGPYATMLLADLGAEVVKVERPGAGDDTRAWGPPYAPDGEATYFLGVNRNKRSIALDLREDVEVARALAGRADVLVENFRPGTMDRLGLGYPALRELNPGLVYCSITGFGSGPGAGLPGYDLIAQAVGGLMSVTGEPGGPGTKAGVALVDVITGLHAGLGILAALRHRDTTGEGQHVEVSLLSSLLSALTNHASAYAAAGVVPQAMGNRHPSIVPYEVFEAADRPIVIAAGNDRQFQALCGALDRPDLAGDPRYATNADRVAGRVGLVAELNAALAARTADEWFGTLTAAGVPCGPINDLAAAFALADDLGLEPSVRLDGVGQVANPLRLSATPPSYRRRPPRLGEDDDWVREILGR, from the coding sequence GTGACCGGTGGTGCTCTTTCGGGGCTCTTGGTGGCGGACTTCAGCCGGGTGCTGGCGGGGCCGTACGCCACGATGCTGCTGGCCGATCTGGGCGCGGAGGTGGTCAAGGTGGAGCGGCCGGGCGCGGGGGACGACACCCGCGCCTGGGGGCCGCCGTACGCGCCCGACGGCGAGGCCACGTACTTCCTCGGCGTCAACCGCAACAAGCGCTCGATCGCCCTCGACCTGCGCGAGGACGTCGAGGTCGCGCGGGCCCTGGCCGGCCGGGCGGACGTGCTGGTCGAGAACTTCCGGCCCGGCACGATGGACCGGCTCGGGCTCGGCTACCCGGCGCTGCGCGAGCTCAACCCCGGGCTGGTGTACTGCTCGATCACCGGGTTCGGGTCGGGACCCGGGGCCGGGCTGCCCGGCTACGACCTCATCGCGCAGGCGGTGGGCGGGCTGATGAGCGTCACCGGCGAGCCCGGCGGGCCCGGGACGAAGGCCGGCGTGGCGCTGGTGGACGTGATCACCGGCCTGCACGCCGGGCTGGGCATCCTGGCCGCGCTCCGCCACCGCGACACCACCGGCGAGGGGCAGCACGTCGAGGTCTCGCTGCTGTCGTCCCTGCTGTCGGCGCTCACCAACCACGCCTCCGCCTACGCCGCCGCCGGAGTGGTCCCCCAGGCGATGGGCAACCGGCATCCCAGCATCGTCCCGTACGAGGTCTTCGAGGCCGCCGACCGCCCGATCGTGATCGCGGCCGGCAACGACCGCCAGTTCCAGGCCCTCTGCGGGGCGCTGGACCGCCCGGACCTCGCCGGGGACCCCCGCTACGCCACCAACGCGGACCGGGTCGCCGGCCGCGTCGGGCTCGTCGCCGAGCTCAACGCGGCGCTGGCCGCCCGCACGGCCGACGAGTGGTTCGGTACGCTCACCGCCGCCGGGGTGCCCTGCGGCCCGATCAACGACCTGGCCGCCGCCTTCGCCCTGGCCGACGACCTCGGCCTCGAGCCCTCCGTACGGCTCGACGGCGTCGGCCAGGTCGCCAACCCCCTGCGGCTCAGCGCCACCCCGCCCTCCTACCGCCGCCGGCCGCCCCGGCTGGGAGAGGATGACGACTGGGTTCGTGAGATATTGGGGCGATGA
- a CDS encoding GntR family transcriptional regulator — MSSDEARRRPPTAQQFVLGELRLAITTGRLRPGAPIRQDALAEELQVSRVPLREALKTLEGEGLVTYKAHKGYCVAMLSLDDLREVYRIRELLEEEAVRRAVERLTDADLARLESAQEEVERAAAAGDVLAMATANRLFHMTLFECAGMPRLVRLIRTLWDTTDAYRSMYYGDAGNRERVVKEHRATLDALRRHAADEAVTTLDVHRAHAVAELESLLGPSS, encoded by the coding sequence ATGAGTTCGGACGAGGCACGACGCAGGCCGCCGACGGCCCAGCAGTTCGTGCTGGGCGAGCTCCGCCTTGCCATCACCACCGGGCGCCTGCGCCCCGGCGCCCCCATCCGGCAGGACGCGCTGGCCGAGGAGCTGCAGGTCAGCCGCGTCCCCCTGCGTGAAGCGCTCAAGACGCTCGAAGGCGAGGGCCTGGTCACCTACAAGGCGCACAAGGGCTACTGCGTCGCCATGCTCTCGCTCGACGACCTGCGCGAGGTCTACCGCATCCGCGAGCTGCTGGAGGAGGAGGCCGTCCGGCGGGCCGTCGAGCGCCTCACGGACGCCGACCTCGCCCGGCTGGAGTCGGCCCAGGAGGAGGTCGAGCGGGCCGCCGCGGCGGGCGACGTGCTGGCCATGGCGACGGCCAACCGGCTGTTCCACATGACGCTGTTCGAGTGCGCGGGCATGCCCCGGCTGGTGCGCCTCATCAGGACCCTGTGGGACACCACGGACGCCTACCGGTCGATGTACTACGGCGACGCGGGCAACCGGGAGCGGGTCGTCAAGGAGCACCGCGCCACCCTCGACGCCCTGCGCCGCCACGCGGCCGACGAGGCGGTGACGACGCTCGACGTCCACCGCGCCCACGCGGTCGCCGAGCTGGAGTCACTCCTCGGCCCCTCCTCATGA
- a CDS encoding ABC transporter ATP-binding protein: MILELDDVTVTFAAGPPLRRIHLDAMRHVSLSVAAGETLGLVGESGSGKTTTSRVALGLQRPTSGAVRFDGRPFPRRRRELAGRMQAVLQHPHWSLNPRMRVGQSVAEPLDVLGRPASDAVTEMLEHVGLEASFASRYPHELSGGQRQRVSIARALVTRPRFIVFDEAVSALDVSVQVQILNLIKDLQAEYGFSALFISHDLGAVRYVADRIAVMRKGEIVETADTATFYSAPAHEYSKQLLEAL, translated from the coding sequence ATGATTCTCGAACTCGACGACGTCACCGTCACTTTCGCCGCCGGGCCGCCGCTGCGGCGCATCCACCTGGACGCCATGCGGCACGTGTCCCTGTCCGTCGCGGCGGGGGAGACGCTGGGCCTGGTCGGCGAGTCCGGCTCGGGCAAGACGACCACCAGCCGGGTCGCGCTCGGCCTGCAGCGGCCGACGTCCGGAGCGGTCAGGTTCGACGGCCGGCCCTTCCCCAGGCGGCGGCGCGAGCTGGCGGGCCGGATGCAGGCCGTGCTGCAGCACCCGCACTGGTCGCTCAACCCGCGCATGCGCGTCGGCCAGAGCGTCGCCGAGCCGCTGGACGTGCTGGGCCGCCCGGCCAGCGACGCGGTCACCGAGATGCTGGAGCACGTGGGGCTGGAGGCGTCGTTCGCCTCCCGCTACCCCCATGAGCTGTCCGGCGGCCAGCGGCAGCGCGTCTCCATCGCCCGCGCGCTGGTCACCCGGCCCAGGTTCATCGTCTTCGACGAGGCCGTCAGCGCGCTGGACGTCTCCGTGCAGGTGCAGATCCTCAACCTCATCAAGGACCTGCAGGCCGAGTACGGCTTCAGCGCCCTGTTCATCTCCCACGACCTCGGCGCGGTCCGCTACGTCGCCGACCGGATCGCGGTCATGCGCAAGGGCGAGATCGTCGAGACCGCCGACACGGCCACGTTCTACTCGGCCCCCGCTCACGAGTATTCGAAACAGCTTCTGGAGGCATTGTGA
- a CDS encoding FMN-binding negative transcriptional regulator: MHVFPRYAAKDPAQAIELVRRNPFALVVSMVDGVPVATHVPVILEGGALEGGALLGHMARANPHWRSFESAPDVLVVFSSAHGYVSPTVYATDPAVPTWDYAAVHVTGRVELIDDALDVVERTVTALEALRSPSWEPTPASRERFAALLPGVVAFRVHVHTEKSMFKLSQDIDAERYARVRASFAAENPRLADLMDGS, encoded by the coding sequence ATGCACGTCTTCCCCCGTTACGCCGCCAAGGACCCGGCCCAGGCGATCGAGCTGGTCAGGCGCAACCCGTTCGCCCTGGTCGTCAGCATGGTGGACGGCGTGCCGGTCGCCACGCACGTCCCCGTCATCCTCGAGGGCGGCGCCCTCGAAGGCGGCGCCCTGCTCGGCCACATGGCCCGCGCCAACCCCCACTGGCGCTCCTTCGAGTCCGCGCCCGACGTGCTCGTGGTCTTCTCCAGCGCGCACGGGTACGTCTCGCCCACCGTGTACGCGACCGACCCGGCCGTCCCGACCTGGGACTACGCGGCCGTACACGTGACGGGACGGGTGGAGCTGATCGACGACGCGCTCGACGTGGTGGAGCGCACGGTCACGGCCCTGGAGGCGCTCCGCTCGCCCTCCTGGGAGCCGACCCCGGCGTCCAGGGAGAGGTTCGCCGCGCTCCTGCCGGGGGTAGTGGCTTTTCGGGTGCATGTGCATACCGAGAAGAGCATGTTCAAACTGAGCCAGGACATCGACGCCGAGCGGTACGCGCGCGTCCGCGCCTCGTTCGCGGCCGAGAACCCCAGGCTCGCCGACCTGATGGATGGTTCATGA
- a CDS encoding P1 family peptidase codes for MTSEPRLATPSAFAPGVPRNADLPLAPQASPGRGSVAFDLPGVLVGTAEYAEGPTGCTVIHVPAGARTAVDARGGAVGMSGGYDYNHAICFAGGSVYGLAAAAGVSDELLARRDNRTRWDDLQLVSGAVIYDFSARETAVYPDGELGRAALRNAVEGEFPVGRCGAGRTASTGKVDFGRAEFAGQGAAFGTFGEAKVLVATVVNAVGAVVDRQGGIVRGNYHAEDGARRHPGADYAAMVGDPAPAVMGNTTLTVMVTNVQLTDVELLQVGRQVHSSMHRGIQPFHTMNDGDVLFALTTDEVDLVSVKPTGLGTLASELAWDAILSAVE; via the coding sequence GTGACCAGTGAGCCCCGGCTCGCCACCCCGTCCGCGTTCGCGCCCGGCGTGCCGCGCAACGCTGACCTGCCGCTCGCCCCGCAGGCCAGCCCCGGGCGCGGGTCGGTCGCGTTCGACCTGCCCGGCGTGCTCGTCGGCACGGCCGAGTACGCGGAGGGCCCCACCGGGTGCACCGTGATCCACGTACCGGCGGGCGCGCGCACAGCCGTGGACGCGCGCGGCGGCGCGGTCGGCATGAGCGGCGGGTACGACTACAACCACGCCATCTGCTTCGCCGGCGGCTCGGTGTACGGCCTGGCCGCCGCCGCGGGCGTGAGCGACGAGCTGCTGGCCCGCAGGGACAACCGGACCCGCTGGGACGACCTCCAGCTCGTGTCCGGCGCGGTGATCTACGACTTCTCGGCCAGGGAGACCGCCGTCTACCCGGACGGCGAGCTGGGCCGGGCCGCGCTGCGCAACGCCGTCGAAGGCGAGTTCCCGGTGGGCCGGTGCGGCGCGGGCCGCACGGCGAGCACCGGCAAGGTGGACTTCGGGCGGGCCGAGTTCGCCGGTCAGGGGGCCGCGTTCGGCACGTTCGGCGAGGCCAAGGTGCTGGTGGCGACCGTGGTCAACGCCGTCGGCGCGGTCGTCGACCGGCAGGGCGGGATCGTGCGCGGCAACTACCACGCCGAGGACGGCGCTCGCCGCCACCCCGGCGCCGACTACGCCGCGATGGTCGGCGACCCGGCCCCGGCCGTCATGGGCAACACCACGCTGACCGTCATGGTCACGAACGTGCAGCTGACCGACGTCGAGCTGCTCCAGGTGGGCCGCCAGGTGCACAGCTCCATGCACCGCGGCATCCAGCCGTTCCACACCATGAACGACGGCGACGTGCTGTTCGCGCTGACCACGGACGAGGTGGACCTGGTGAGCGTCAAGCCCACCGGCCTCGGGACGCTCGCGTCGGAGCTCGCCTGGGACGCGATCCTGAGCGCGGTGGAGTAG